The following are encoded together in the Oncorhynchus gorbuscha isolate QuinsamMale2020 ecotype Even-year linkage group LG03, OgorEven_v1.0, whole genome shotgun sequence genome:
- the LOC124032067 gene encoding uncharacterized protein LOC124032067 isoform X1, with amino-acid sequence MNSESLDRSIQNTLSDLYPPFEATAPTVLSQLFQVIEECYQGDALKCLLDFLITAKHILESVQQAACAQYSDVVFRCEGWPLCLHEKVVIQLASINPLLLRPGDFYLQVTPFSEQSARIVVRSLLGEEEGQGREVEETPIPETSYPCIFTEDWLGELNHGRHGTLLSHCILSTDQGMVKVPWAQVALPEFVDKPRTMALSSPNPAATQQEKVARPVPSLALPPPASGYSVETRISPAKHGIAVSLCLVDSNCSRLVKVDQDRPVAKPIGWVSPNTWDSRSNNTSEVEGEYIDLVEFTKQKEALLSGAHSHTHPRAPIFRPVTLNRPGVPSAPALPPPLALAPAPHRPLREPLHCGQTIRFPENPPCTPCMRRRMGQVSKAQELRCRYRESYHSALQNPVTFERDNRLNTLAVLEEARLCEGRLGPEGKELCPGPSQQCYHPDPGHHNQTPPVSTVSCWKSGESNTISSGVLQGLCGTRESTEMTTKSSGILQGLNDTIGDDGRCPSSLSTTIVDISEKCEVVIQGRKSRDIDFTTKMIPSLHVMKCKNTTAFGLVSPKMNRRRLPNQDVSQAGQPFIPVTNGHQTPPLEITQQPLGHYAVPSSKVLLPASAEHSTHHLQMGVACLTGGRDRTGRLVVEVHGDKEGWRSPLVSSLELSKLLLYLHSVIKRELRELGMTLVIDARKTPPPPQFNKALLVVQEQIPHAIHSVLILVEKESCHRTEKCPRLQIAVVTSLKGLHKLVEGSQLTSGLEGTLPYNHIDWLQLHQKLHPFMSDLQEASGLLLTAIRKLEEDRKIDTVQDVQRCILEQRTLMKDVLEDRRLVVLQREGGAMLARLRRESDLRYSHCEDYSDAVDSVTYMYNHVEEQAHVLVHRSNMSLEHLEYLLQLREMEGHFSKIREWFDAEGERRLLEAESVEDSRKRVEQTLCSFSEFLTKANEQKHKAMALVTEAEKIQGPSPYPETEVFRTMVCTFKSGLADFLSRAERCCSELETMVTVCNFCEQATELAKDCRQYLDQVVRRPETDDVSTLQMYQESFVQFSPELFQEVKGQACALRGSRGMRVWNVAWLKCQEVRQQLEERLQDVERALRNTGPWHEQLRAREDEALVHTVTHRDGVLVLPRPGLPHWYNPPSGSMMGRYHGALESRNNSVTCCNINFKHENNRPCKRSKTTTMPASPHIRSIRRAEREPSGRQACRGRSREDATLADLHTVGCEWFPWQRGGLGRSTSEDSCATATSSQSESCVQTPSCSHGKPSCRILQAAQKFQISRHGSFCSEESCSVREGAERTSSRNTSPSVRRCEGTASLASSEEKAGNIIKLQRIMAELLLTEREYVRSLGYILTHYLPLLERPDVPQDLRGKRGIIFGNLEKLYDFHGHFFLRELEACQTEPLQVARCFLRHRDSLGLYALYSKNKPQSDALILHHRPDIFKRKQQELGDHMDLSSYLLRPIQRISKYSLLLQDMLGMCGPQRDREELQAAAEVVRFQMRHGNDLLTMDAIQDCDVNLKEQGQLVRQDEFIVFFRKKKCSRRIFLFQDLILFSKTKKTNVGNDVYVYKQSFKTSDIGMTHNSGESGFCFEIWFRRRKFQDTYTLKADRAEVKRAWTRDLEQILWEQAAYSRELRIQERVFMGTGRNPFMDIQPNEAAICDRATNCVLLGRAPVSSFPQTDLECLRPNSIGSGSSASTSCSHSSSSSGRGSLPPVGYPGNQIQGGETNHIVYSSPETVTEDDPNNHHNHQKQNLHLLMDSMESSGESGSVFSSSECSCLSAIGGEVEDSSSVLSQSSQSCVTQRTAAPNLRKNSSPAMIRKKPSIAPKPPVLAAPRSLQKGKNMVAIGKSTEV; translated from the exons ATG AACTCTGAGTCTCTGGACAGGTCCATCCAGAACACCCTCTCAGACCTCTACCCTCCCTTCGAGGCCACAGCCCCCACTGTCCTGAGCCAGCTCTTCCAGGTCATAGAGGAATGTTACCAAGGAGACGCACTCAAGTGTCTGCTGGACTTCCTCATTACAGCTAAACACATCCTTGAGAGTGTTCAGCAGGCTGCCTGT GCCCAGTACTCTGATGTGGTGTTTCGCTGTGAGGGCTGGCCTCTGTGTCTGCATGAGAAGGTGGTGATCCAGCTTGCCTCCATCAACCCCCTATTGCTGCGCCCAGGGGACTTCTACCTGCAGGTGACACCCTTTTCTGAACAGTCCGCCCGCATTgtggtccggagcctgctgggggaggaggagggacagggtcGGGAGGTAGAGGAGACACCCATCCCTGAGACCTCCTACCCCTGCATCTTCACTGAGGACTGGCTGGGGGAGCTCAACCATGGCCGCCATGGCACCCTTCTCAGCCACTGTATCCTCTCCACAGACCAGGGCATGGTGAAGGTGCCATGGGCACAGGTGGCTCTACCTGAGTTTGTGGATAAACCCAGAACTATGGCCTTGTCATCTCCTAACCCTGCTGCTACTCAACAGGAGAAAGTGGCAAGGCCAGTGCCCTCGTTGGCgctgcctccccctgcctctgggTACTCTGTGGAGACTAGGATCTCTCCTGCTAAACATGGCATTGCGGTTTCGCTGTGTCTGGTGGACAGTAACTGCTCCAGGCTGGTTAAGGTGGATCAGGATAGGCCTGTGGCTAAGCCAATTGGCTGGGTGTCTCCCAACACATGGGACAGCCGCAGCAACAACACCTCTGAAGTTGAGGGGGAATACATAGACTTGGTGGAGTTCACTAAGCAGAAAGAAGCATTGCTCAGTGGggctcacagtcacacacaccccaGAGCACCCATATTTAGGCCTGTTACCCTCAACAGGCCTGGTGTTCCTTCGGCTCCAGCCCTGCCCCCGCCCCTGGCCTTGGCTCCTGCCCCCCACCGGCCCCTCAGAGAACCGTTACACTGTGGCCAGACCATCCGATTCCCCGAAAACCCCCCCTGCACCCCTTGcatgaggaggagaatgggccagGTGTCCAAAGCACAGGAGCTCAGGTGCCGGTACAGAGAGTCTTACCATTCAGCACTGCAGAACCCTGTTACCTTTGAGAGAGACAATAGACTGAATACACTGGCGGTTCTGGAGGAGGCTCGTCTATGTGAGGGGAGACTGGGACCAGAGGGTAAAGAATTATGTCCTGGTCCCTCCCAGCAGTGCTACCATCCAGACCCAGGTCACCATAACCAGACTCCCCCTGTTAGCACGGTTTCCTGTTGGAAGTCTGGAGAAAGTAACACTATATCCAGTGGAGTTTTGCAAGGCCTATGTGGCACTAGGGAGTCTACAGAAATGACTACCAAATCCAGTGGAATTTTACAAGGCCTGAATGACACCATAGGGGATGATGGGAGatgtccctcctctctgtcgacCACTATTGTGGACATATCAGAGAAGTGTGAAGTTGTGATACAAGGAAGAAAAAGTAGGGACATTGACTTCACTACAAAGATGATTCCCAGCTTAcatgtaatgaaatgtaaaaacACGACAGCTTTTGGACTGGTTTCCCCAAAGATGAACAGGCGGAGACTGCCCAACCAAG ATGTCTCCCAGGCTGGCCAACCCTTCATACCCGTTACAAACGGACACCAGACCCCTCCACTTGAAATTACCCAGCAGCCCCTGGGTCACTATGCTGTGCCCAGTTCTAAGGTTCTGTTACCAGCCTCAGCAGAACACAGCACTCACCATCTCCAGATGGGAGTCGCATGTCTAACTG GTGGCAGAGACAGGACAGGTCGGTTGGTGGTTGAGGTGCACGGAGACAAGGAAGGATGGAGATCTCCTTTAGTGTCAAGTCTGGAACTCAGCAAACTTCTGCTCTACCTCCACTCTGTAATCAA GCGAGAACTAAGAGAACTTGGAATGACACTAGTTATTGATGCTCGGaagactccacctccaccacagTTCAATAAGGCCTTGTTGGTGGTTCAG GAGCAGATTCCCCATGCAATACACAGTGTCTTGATCCTAGTGGAGAAGGAGAGCTGCCATCGCACAGAGAAATGTCCTAGACTACAG ATTGCTGTGGTGACCTCACTGAAGGGGTTGCACAAGCTGGTGGAGGGGAGTCAGCTGACCTCCGGCCTAGAGGGCACCCTTCCCTACAACCACATTGACTGGCTGCAGCTCCATCAG AAACTTCATCCCTTTATGTCAGATCTCCAGGAGGCCTCAGGTTTGCTACTAACAGCCATCAGGAAACTAGAGGAAGACCGTAAGATTGACACAGTGCAG GATGTACAGAGGTGTATTCTAGAACAGAGAACTCTGATGAAGGATGTTCTGGAGGACAGACGGTTGGTCGTTTTGCAAAGGGAGGGAGGAGCCATGCTGGCTAGACTGAGAAGGGAGAGTGACCTCAGATACTCTCACTGTGAGGATTACAG TGATGCAGTGGATTCTGTGACCTACATGTACAACCATGTAGAGGAGCAGGCCCATGTGCTGGTGCACAGGTCCAACATGTCCCTGGAGCACCTTGAATACCTGCTCCAACTCAGAGAAATGGAGGGCCATTTCTCTAAG ATCAGGGAATGGTTTGATGCAGAAGGGGAACGCCGGTTGTTGGAGGCAGAATCCGTGGAGGACTCTAGAAAAAGAGTGGAGCAGACTCTCTGCAGTTTCAGTGAATTCCTCACTAAAGCCAAT GAGCAGAAGCACAAGGCTATGGCCCTGGTGACGGAGGCAGAGAAGATCCAGGGCCCATCCCCATACCCTGAGACTGAGGTGTTCAGGACCATGGTCTGCACCTTCAAATCTGGCCTGGCTGACTTCCTCTCCCGGGCAGAGAGGTGCTGTAGTGAGCTGGAGACTATGGTCACTGTGTGCAACTTCTGTGAGCAG GCTACTGAGCTGGCCAAAGACTGCAGACAATACCTGGACCAGGTTGTCAGACGCCCAGAGACGGATGATGTCTCTACACTCCAGATGTACCAGGAGAGCTTTGTCCAGTTCTCCCCAGAGCTCTTCCAGGAAGTGAAGGGTCAGGCGTGTGCTCTGAGGGGCTCCAGGGGCATGCGGGTGTGGAATGTAGCCTGGCTAAAGTGTCAGGAGGTCAGGCAGCAGCTAGAGGAGAGACTACAGGATGTGGAGAGGGCCTTGCGGAACACAGGCCCCTGGCATGAACAACTTAGAGCTCGTGAGGATGAGGCCTTGGTTCATACAGTGACTCATCGTGATGGAGTTCTGGTACTGCCCAGACCTGGTCTACCACACTGGTACAATCCCCCATCAGGCTCTATGATGGGAAGGTATCACGGGGCCTTGGAGAGCAGGAACAACTCTGTGACCTGCTGTAATATAAACTTCAAGCATGAGAATAACAGACCTTGTAAACGGTCAAAGACCACCACAATGCCGGCCTCTCCCCATATCAGATCCAttaggagagcggagagagagcccAGTGGGAGACAGGCCTGccgagggaggagcagagaggacgccACCCTTGCCGACTTGCACACTGTGGGCTGTGAGTGGTTCCCGTGGCAACGCGGGGGCCTGGGCAGGTCCACGAGCGAGGACTCGTGTGCGACCGCCACGTCCAGTCAGTCTGAGTCTTGCGTCCAGACGCCTTCCTGTTCCCACGGGAAACCCTCCTGTCGGATCCTGCAGGCCGCTCAGAAGTTCCAGATCTCACGGCATGGCAGCTTCTGCTCAGAGGAATCCTGTAGTGTccgagagggggcagagaggacctcttcaaggaatactagcccatcagtgaggaggtgtgaGGGAACAGCATCATTGGCAAGTTCAGAGGAGAAGGCTGGCAATATTAT AAAGCTGCAGCGGATCATGGCCGAGCTACTGTTAACAGAGAGGGAGTATGTGCGCTCCCTGGGTTACATCCTGACTCATTACCTCCCCCTGCTGGAGAGGCCTGACGTGCCACAAGACCTGCGGGGCAAACGTGGAATCATCTTTGGGAACCTGGAGAAGCTGTATGACTTCCACGGCCATTTCTTCCTCAGAGAGCTAGAAGCTTGTCAGACAGAGCCTTTACAAGTGGCTCGCTGCTTCCTGAGACAC AGAGACAGTTTAGGCCTCTATGCTCTCTACAGCAAGAACAAGCCTCAATCGGATGCCTTAATCCTTCACCATCGCCCTGACATCTTCAAG AGGAAGCAGCAGGAGCTGGGGGATCACATGGACCTGTCCTCCTACCTGCTGAGGCCCATCCAGAGGATCAGTAAGTACAGCCTGCTTCTGCAGGACATGCTGGGGATGTGTGggcctcagagagacagggaagagctCCAGGCTGCAGCCGAAGTGGTCCGCTTCCAGATGCGTCATGGCAACGACCTCCTCACCATGGACGCCATCCAGGACTGTGAC GTGAATCTGAAGGAGCAGGGCCAGCTGGTTCGCCAGGATGAGTTTATCGTGTTCTTCAGAAAGAAGAAATGCTCCCGCCGTATTTTCCTCTTCCAGGATCTCATCCTCTTCAGCAAGACCAAGAAGACCAATGTGGGCAATGATGTGTACGTCTACAAACAGTCTTTCAAG ACATCTGATATCGGGATGACACATAACTCTGGAGAGAGTGGTTTCTGTTTTGAGATCTGGTTCCGGCGGAGGAAGTTCCAGGACACGTACACTCTGAAGGCTGACAGGGCAGAGGTGAAAAGGGCCTGGACCAGAGACCTGGAGCAGATCCTCTGGGAACAAGCTGCCTACAGCAGAG AACTGAGGATACAGGAGAGGGTGTTCATGGGCACGGGGAGGAACCCTTTCATGGACATACAACCTAACGAGGCAGCCATCTGTGACAGGGCCACCAACTGTGTCCTGCTAGGAAGAG CTCCTGTGTCGTCTTTTCCACAAACAGATCTTGAATGTCTCCGGCCCAACTCCATTGGTTCAGGCAGTAGTGCCTCTACCTCCTGCAGccactcatcttcctcctctggaCGAGGTTCTTTACCTCCTGTAGGTTACCCTGGTAACCAGATACAAGGTGGGGAAACCAATCACATTGTCTATTCCTCCCCGGAGACTGTGACTGAAGATGACCCCAATAACCATCATAATCACCAGAAACAAAACCTTCATCTTCTCA TGGACAGCATGGAGTCGTCAGGTGAGAGTGGCAGTGTGTTCAGCAGCTCGGAGTGCAGCTGCCTCTCTGCCattggtggagaggtggaggactCGTCATCTGTCCTGTCCCAGAGCTCCCAGTCCTGTGTCACCCAGAGAACAGCAGCACCCAATCTCAGGAAGAACAGCTCCCCTGCTATGATCAGGAAGAAGCCCTCCATTGCTCCCAAACcaccagtgctggctgctcctcggaGCCTGCAAAAG GGCAAAAACATGGTTGCTATAGGAAAATCAACAGAAGTTTAA
- the LOC124032067 gene encoding uncharacterized protein LOC124032067 isoform X2: MNSESLDRSIQNTLSDLYPPFEATAPTVLSQLFQVIEECYQGDALKCLLDFLITAKHILESVQQAACAQYSDVVFRCEGWPLCLHEKVVIQLASINPLLLRPGDFYLQVTPFSEQSARIVVRSLLGEEEGQGREVEETPIPETSYPCIFTEDWLGELNHGRHGTLLSHCILSTDQGMVKVPWAQVALPEFVDKPRTMALSSPNPAATQQEKVARPVPSLALPPPASGYSVETRISPAKHGIAVSLCLVDSNCSRLVKVDQDRPVAKPIGWVSPNTWDSRSNNTSEVEGEYIDLVEFTKQKEALLSGAHSHTHPRAPIFRPVTLNRPGVPSAPALPPPLALAPAPHRPLREPLHCGQTIRFPENPPCTPCMRRRMGQVSKAQELRCRYRESYHSALQNPVTFERDNRLNTLAVLEEARLCEGRLGPEGKELCPGPSQQCYHPDPGHHNQTPPVSTVSCWKSGESNTISSGVLQGLCGTRESTEMTTKSSGILQGLNDTIGDDGRCPSSLSTTIVDISEKCEVVIQGRKSRDIDFTTKMIPSLHVMKCKNTTAFGLVSPKMNRRRLPNQDVSQAGQPFIPVTNGHQTPPLEITQQPLGHYAVPSSKVLLPASAEHSTHHLQMGVACLTGGRDRTGRLVVEVHGDKEGWRSPLVSSLELSKLLLYLHSVIKRELRELGMTLVIDARKTPPPPQFNKALLVVQEQIPHAIHSVLILVEKESCHRTEKCPRLQIAVVTSLKGLHKLVEGSQLTSGLEGTLPYNHIDWLQLHQKLHPFMSDLQEASGLLLTAIRKLEEDRKIDTVQDVQRCILEQRTLMKDVLEDRRLVVLQREGGAMLARLRRESDLRYSHCEDYSDAVDSVTYMYNHVEEQAHVLVHRSNMSLEHLEYLLQLREMEGHFSKIREWFDAEGERRLLEAESVEDSRKRVEQTLCSFSEFLTKANEQKHKAMALVTEAEKIQGPSPYPETEVFRTMVCTFKSGLADFLSRAERCCSELETMVTVCNFCEQATELAKDCRQYLDQVVRRPETDDVSTLQMYQESFVQFSPELFQEVKGQACALRGSRGMRVWNVAWLKCQEVRQQLEERLQDVERALRNTGPWHEQLRAREDEALVHTVTHRDGVLVLPRPGLPHWYNPPSGSMMGRYHGALESRNNSVTCCNINFKHENNRPCKRSKTTTMPASPHIRSIRRAEREPSGRQACRGRSREDATLADLHTVGCEWFPWQRGGLGRSTSEDSCATATSSQSESCVQTPSCSHGKPSCRILQAAQKFQISRHGSFCSEESCSVREGAERTSSRNTSPSVRRCEGTASLASSEEKAGNIIKLQRIMAELLLTEREYVRSLGYILTHYLPLLERPDVPQDLRGKRGIIFGNLEKLYDFHGHFFLRELEACQTEPLQVARCFLRHRDSLGLYALYSKNKPQSDALILHHRPDIFKRKQQELGDHMDLSSYLLRPIQRISKYSLLLQDMLGMCGPQRDREELQAAAEVVRFQMRHGNDLLTMDAIQDCDVNLKEQGQLVRQDEFIVFFRKKKCSRRIFLFQDLILFSKTKKTNVGNDVYVYKQSFKTSDIGMTHNSGESGFCFEIWFRRRKFQDTYTLKADRAEVKRAWTRDLEQILWEQAAYSRELRIQERVFMGTGRNPFMDIQPNEAAICDRATNCVLLGRDLECLRPNSIGSGSSASTSCSHSSSSSGRGSLPPVGYPGNQIQGGETNHIVYSSPETVTEDDPNNHHNHQKQNLHLLMDSMESSGESGSVFSSSECSCLSAIGGEVEDSSSVLSQSSQSCVTQRTAAPNLRKNSSPAMIRKKPSIAPKPPVLAAPRSLQKGKNMVAIGKSTEV, translated from the exons ATG AACTCTGAGTCTCTGGACAGGTCCATCCAGAACACCCTCTCAGACCTCTACCCTCCCTTCGAGGCCACAGCCCCCACTGTCCTGAGCCAGCTCTTCCAGGTCATAGAGGAATGTTACCAAGGAGACGCACTCAAGTGTCTGCTGGACTTCCTCATTACAGCTAAACACATCCTTGAGAGTGTTCAGCAGGCTGCCTGT GCCCAGTACTCTGATGTGGTGTTTCGCTGTGAGGGCTGGCCTCTGTGTCTGCATGAGAAGGTGGTGATCCAGCTTGCCTCCATCAACCCCCTATTGCTGCGCCCAGGGGACTTCTACCTGCAGGTGACACCCTTTTCTGAACAGTCCGCCCGCATTgtggtccggagcctgctgggggaggaggagggacagggtcGGGAGGTAGAGGAGACACCCATCCCTGAGACCTCCTACCCCTGCATCTTCACTGAGGACTGGCTGGGGGAGCTCAACCATGGCCGCCATGGCACCCTTCTCAGCCACTGTATCCTCTCCACAGACCAGGGCATGGTGAAGGTGCCATGGGCACAGGTGGCTCTACCTGAGTTTGTGGATAAACCCAGAACTATGGCCTTGTCATCTCCTAACCCTGCTGCTACTCAACAGGAGAAAGTGGCAAGGCCAGTGCCCTCGTTGGCgctgcctccccctgcctctgggTACTCTGTGGAGACTAGGATCTCTCCTGCTAAACATGGCATTGCGGTTTCGCTGTGTCTGGTGGACAGTAACTGCTCCAGGCTGGTTAAGGTGGATCAGGATAGGCCTGTGGCTAAGCCAATTGGCTGGGTGTCTCCCAACACATGGGACAGCCGCAGCAACAACACCTCTGAAGTTGAGGGGGAATACATAGACTTGGTGGAGTTCACTAAGCAGAAAGAAGCATTGCTCAGTGGggctcacagtcacacacaccccaGAGCACCCATATTTAGGCCTGTTACCCTCAACAGGCCTGGTGTTCCTTCGGCTCCAGCCCTGCCCCCGCCCCTGGCCTTGGCTCCTGCCCCCCACCGGCCCCTCAGAGAACCGTTACACTGTGGCCAGACCATCCGATTCCCCGAAAACCCCCCCTGCACCCCTTGcatgaggaggagaatgggccagGTGTCCAAAGCACAGGAGCTCAGGTGCCGGTACAGAGAGTCTTACCATTCAGCACTGCAGAACCCTGTTACCTTTGAGAGAGACAATAGACTGAATACACTGGCGGTTCTGGAGGAGGCTCGTCTATGTGAGGGGAGACTGGGACCAGAGGGTAAAGAATTATGTCCTGGTCCCTCCCAGCAGTGCTACCATCCAGACCCAGGTCACCATAACCAGACTCCCCCTGTTAGCACGGTTTCCTGTTGGAAGTCTGGAGAAAGTAACACTATATCCAGTGGAGTTTTGCAAGGCCTATGTGGCACTAGGGAGTCTACAGAAATGACTACCAAATCCAGTGGAATTTTACAAGGCCTGAATGACACCATAGGGGATGATGGGAGatgtccctcctctctgtcgacCACTATTGTGGACATATCAGAGAAGTGTGAAGTTGTGATACAAGGAAGAAAAAGTAGGGACATTGACTTCACTACAAAGATGATTCCCAGCTTAcatgtaatgaaatgtaaaaacACGACAGCTTTTGGACTGGTTTCCCCAAAGATGAACAGGCGGAGACTGCCCAACCAAG ATGTCTCCCAGGCTGGCCAACCCTTCATACCCGTTACAAACGGACACCAGACCCCTCCACTTGAAATTACCCAGCAGCCCCTGGGTCACTATGCTGTGCCCAGTTCTAAGGTTCTGTTACCAGCCTCAGCAGAACACAGCACTCACCATCTCCAGATGGGAGTCGCATGTCTAACTG GTGGCAGAGACAGGACAGGTCGGTTGGTGGTTGAGGTGCACGGAGACAAGGAAGGATGGAGATCTCCTTTAGTGTCAAGTCTGGAACTCAGCAAACTTCTGCTCTACCTCCACTCTGTAATCAA GCGAGAACTAAGAGAACTTGGAATGACACTAGTTATTGATGCTCGGaagactccacctccaccacagTTCAATAAGGCCTTGTTGGTGGTTCAG GAGCAGATTCCCCATGCAATACACAGTGTCTTGATCCTAGTGGAGAAGGAGAGCTGCCATCGCACAGAGAAATGTCCTAGACTACAG ATTGCTGTGGTGACCTCACTGAAGGGGTTGCACAAGCTGGTGGAGGGGAGTCAGCTGACCTCCGGCCTAGAGGGCACCCTTCCCTACAACCACATTGACTGGCTGCAGCTCCATCAG AAACTTCATCCCTTTATGTCAGATCTCCAGGAGGCCTCAGGTTTGCTACTAACAGCCATCAGGAAACTAGAGGAAGACCGTAAGATTGACACAGTGCAG GATGTACAGAGGTGTATTCTAGAACAGAGAACTCTGATGAAGGATGTTCTGGAGGACAGACGGTTGGTCGTTTTGCAAAGGGAGGGAGGAGCCATGCTGGCTAGACTGAGAAGGGAGAGTGACCTCAGATACTCTCACTGTGAGGATTACAG TGATGCAGTGGATTCTGTGACCTACATGTACAACCATGTAGAGGAGCAGGCCCATGTGCTGGTGCACAGGTCCAACATGTCCCTGGAGCACCTTGAATACCTGCTCCAACTCAGAGAAATGGAGGGCCATTTCTCTAAG ATCAGGGAATGGTTTGATGCAGAAGGGGAACGCCGGTTGTTGGAGGCAGAATCCGTGGAGGACTCTAGAAAAAGAGTGGAGCAGACTCTCTGCAGTTTCAGTGAATTCCTCACTAAAGCCAAT GAGCAGAAGCACAAGGCTATGGCCCTGGTGACGGAGGCAGAGAAGATCCAGGGCCCATCCCCATACCCTGAGACTGAGGTGTTCAGGACCATGGTCTGCACCTTCAAATCTGGCCTGGCTGACTTCCTCTCCCGGGCAGAGAGGTGCTGTAGTGAGCTGGAGACTATGGTCACTGTGTGCAACTTCTGTGAGCAG GCTACTGAGCTGGCCAAAGACTGCAGACAATACCTGGACCAGGTTGTCAGACGCCCAGAGACGGATGATGTCTCTACACTCCAGATGTACCAGGAGAGCTTTGTCCAGTTCTCCCCAGAGCTCTTCCAGGAAGTGAAGGGTCAGGCGTGTGCTCTGAGGGGCTCCAGGGGCATGCGGGTGTGGAATGTAGCCTGGCTAAAGTGTCAGGAGGTCAGGCAGCAGCTAGAGGAGAGACTACAGGATGTGGAGAGGGCCTTGCGGAACACAGGCCCCTGGCATGAACAACTTAGAGCTCGTGAGGATGAGGCCTTGGTTCATACAGTGACTCATCGTGATGGAGTTCTGGTACTGCCCAGACCTGGTCTACCACACTGGTACAATCCCCCATCAGGCTCTATGATGGGAAGGTATCACGGGGCCTTGGAGAGCAGGAACAACTCTGTGACCTGCTGTAATATAAACTTCAAGCATGAGAATAACAGACCTTGTAAACGGTCAAAGACCACCACAATGCCGGCCTCTCCCCATATCAGATCCAttaggagagcggagagagagcccAGTGGGAGACAGGCCTGccgagggaggagcagagaggacgccACCCTTGCCGACTTGCACACTGTGGGCTGTGAGTGGTTCCCGTGGCAACGCGGGGGCCTGGGCAGGTCCACGAGCGAGGACTCGTGTGCGACCGCCACGTCCAGTCAGTCTGAGTCTTGCGTCCAGACGCCTTCCTGTTCCCACGGGAAACCCTCCTGTCGGATCCTGCAGGCCGCTCAGAAGTTCCAGATCTCACGGCATGGCAGCTTCTGCTCAGAGGAATCCTGTAGTGTccgagagggggcagagaggacctcttcaaggaatactagcccatcagtgaggaggtgtgaGGGAACAGCATCATTGGCAAGTTCAGAGGAGAAGGCTGGCAATATTAT AAAGCTGCAGCGGATCATGGCCGAGCTACTGTTAACAGAGAGGGAGTATGTGCGCTCCCTGGGTTACATCCTGACTCATTACCTCCCCCTGCTGGAGAGGCCTGACGTGCCACAAGACCTGCGGGGCAAACGTGGAATCATCTTTGGGAACCTGGAGAAGCTGTATGACTTCCACGGCCATTTCTTCCTCAGAGAGCTAGAAGCTTGTCAGACAGAGCCTTTACAAGTGGCTCGCTGCTTCCTGAGACAC AGAGACAGTTTAGGCCTCTATGCTCTCTACAGCAAGAACAAGCCTCAATCGGATGCCTTAATCCTTCACCATCGCCCTGACATCTTCAAG AGGAAGCAGCAGGAGCTGGGGGATCACATGGACCTGTCCTCCTACCTGCTGAGGCCCATCCAGAGGATCAGTAAGTACAGCCTGCTTCTGCAGGACATGCTGGGGATGTGTGggcctcagagagacagggaagagctCCAGGCTGCAGCCGAAGTGGTCCGCTTCCAGATGCGTCATGGCAACGACCTCCTCACCATGGACGCCATCCAGGACTGTGAC GTGAATCTGAAGGAGCAGGGCCAGCTGGTTCGCCAGGATGAGTTTATCGTGTTCTTCAGAAAGAAGAAATGCTCCCGCCGTATTTTCCTCTTCCAGGATCTCATCCTCTTCAGCAAGACCAAGAAGACCAATGTGGGCAATGATGTGTACGTCTACAAACAGTCTTTCAAG ACATCTGATATCGGGATGACACATAACTCTGGAGAGAGTGGTTTCTGTTTTGAGATCTGGTTCCGGCGGAGGAAGTTCCAGGACACGTACACTCTGAAGGCTGACAGGGCAGAGGTGAAAAGGGCCTGGACCAGAGACCTGGAGCAGATCCTCTGGGAACAAGCTGCCTACAGCAGAG AACTGAGGATACAGGAGAGGGTGTTCATGGGCACGGGGAGGAACCCTTTCATGGACATACAACCTAACGAGGCAGCCATCTGTGACAGGGCCACCAACTGTGTCCTGCTAGGAAGAG ATCTTGAATGTCTCCGGCCCAACTCCATTGGTTCAGGCAGTAGTGCCTCTACCTCCTGCAGccactcatcttcctcctctggaCGAGGTTCTTTACCTCCTGTAGGTTACCCTGGTAACCAGATACAAGGTGGGGAAACCAATCACATTGTCTATTCCTCCCCGGAGACTGTGACTGAAGATGACCCCAATAACCATCATAATCACCAGAAACAAAACCTTCATCTTCTCA TGGACAGCATGGAGTCGTCAGGTGAGAGTGGCAGTGTGTTCAGCAGCTCGGAGTGCAGCTGCCTCTCTGCCattggtggagaggtggaggactCGTCATCTGTCCTGTCCCAGAGCTCCCAGTCCTGTGTCACCCAGAGAACAGCAGCACCCAATCTCAGGAAGAACAGCTCCCCTGCTATGATCAGGAAGAAGCCCTCCATTGCTCCCAAACcaccagtgctggctgctcctcggaGCCTGCAAAAG GGCAAAAACATGGTTGCTATAGGAAAATCAACAGAAGTTTAA